A window of Methanolobus sediminis contains these coding sequences:
- a CDS encoding chemotaxis protein CheW — translation MANVSESYANNIDDELHQLVIFNLGVEEFGVNIMQVQEIIRMPDITRIPRSPDYIKGVINLRGKIIVVMDLDRRFGMKETEMTDESRIVVVDIEGTIIGLVVDSVSEVIRLKGSNIEHTPEIITQKINADYLKGVGKMEDRLLILLNLENIITETAAA, via the coding sequence ATGGCTAATGTGAGTGAAAGTTACGCTAACAATATTGACGATGAACTTCATCAGCTTGTTATTTTCAACTTAGGTGTTGAAGAGTTCGGTGTCAATATCATGCAGGTTCAGGAAATTATCCGCATGCCGGACATTACAAGAATACCACGATCCCCTGATTACATTAAAGGCGTTATCAACCTTCGTGGAAAGATCATTGTAGTAATGGATCTTGACAGGCGTTTTGGAATGAAAGAGACAGAAATGACAGACGAATCAAGGATCGTAGTTGTTGACATTGAAGGAACAATAATCGGACTTGTTGTTGACTCTGTAAGCGAGGTCATTCGCCTGAAAGGTTCTAACATAGAACACACACCTGAAATAATCACACAAAAGATCAATGCCGATTACCTGAAAGGTGTCGGTAAGATGGAAGACAGGTTACTTATTCTCCTTAACCTTGAGAACATCATAACAGAGACTGCAGCAGCATAA
- the argH gene encoding argininosuccinate lyase, whose product MSDILRRGRLSSTPDEDMLNFTSSMSADKWIFEADVLVDMAHTVMLHEQGIIKENDCSSILAGLLKIREEGIEKLDHSYEDIHISLESRLIDMVGEDTGGRMHSGRSRNDEVATCIRIRLRDELLSLMEELSGLRNTLLERASENTETLMPGFTHLQHAQPTTFAHHLVAHSDAIGRDIERVISAFSRVNKSPLGSAAFASTGFDLNRERTCSLLGFDALLGNSMDAVSTRDFLIESASVMSNIMVNLSKMAEEIIIWSTSEFSFVELDDMYASTSSIMPQKKNPDSAELVRGKAGTVIGSLMALLSLCKALPLSYNRDLQEATPNMWRSVETTRSAVRITKGMIATMKINTESMAEKSVLGFTTATELADTMVRAGGIPFRTAHQIVGVLARGDGNPTLADVDAVAKDVIGETLSSRGLTEKMVKEALDPVLNINRRSITGGPAPSEMEKAIKSRLEELEGTRASISELNVGIEESLKVLYGIVEKYTGNKA is encoded by the coding sequence ATGAGCGATATTTTAAGGAGAGGACGTTTATCTTCAACACCTGATGAGGATATGCTCAATTTTACATCATCAATGTCTGCTGACAAATGGATATTTGAGGCAGATGTCCTTGTGGATATGGCCCACACGGTCATGTTGCATGAACAGGGAATAATTAAAGAGAACGATTGCAGCAGCATCCTTGCAGGCCTACTGAAGATCAGGGAAGAAGGTATTGAAAAGCTTGACCACAGTTATGAGGATATCCATATCTCACTGGAGTCAAGGCTTATAGATATGGTAGGCGAGGACACAGGAGGCAGAATGCACTCCGGTCGCTCCCGTAATGATGAAGTTGCAACCTGTATACGCATAAGGCTCAGGGATGAACTTCTTTCTTTAATGGAAGAGCTTTCAGGTCTTAGAAACACACTACTCGAGCGTGCATCAGAGAATACCGAAACCCTCATGCCAGGATTCACACACCTGCAACATGCACAGCCAACCACTTTTGCACACCACCTTGTTGCACATTCAGATGCTATCGGCAGGGATATTGAGCGTGTAATCAGTGCATTCTCAAGGGTGAACAAGTCTCCTCTTGGATCAGCAGCTTTTGCATCAACAGGATTTGATCTCAACCGTGAAAGGACATGTTCACTGCTTGGATTTGATGCTCTTCTTGGAAATTCAATGGATGCTGTAAGCACCCGTGACTTTTTGATTGAATCAGCATCCGTGATGTCTAATATCATGGTGAACCTCAGTAAGATGGCAGAGGAAATCATCATCTGGTCAACTTCCGAATTCTCCTTTGTTGAACTTGATGATATGTATGCATCCACATCATCGATTATGCCACAGAAGAAGAACCCGGATTCTGCTGAACTTGTAAGGGGCAAGGCGGGTACTGTAATCGGCTCACTCATGGCTCTGCTTTCTCTCTGCAAAGCTCTTCCTTTAAGTTACAACCGTGACCTTCAGGAGGCAACACCTAATATGTGGCGTTCTGTTGAAACCACAAGAAGTGCTGTCCGTATCACAAAAGGTATGATAGCTACCATGAAAATCAACACTGAAAGCATGGCTGAAAAGTCAGTTCTTGGATTTACAACAGCAACAGAACTTGCAGACACAATGGTAAGAGCTGGTGGAATTCCATTCAGGACAGCCCATCAGATAGTCGGTGTACTGGCGAGGGGAGATGGAAATCCTACACTCGCTGATGTTGATGCAGTAGCAAAAGATGTAATCGGGGAAACTTTGAGCAGTCGGGGTCTTACAGAGAAAATGGTAAAGGAAGCCCTCGATCCTGTTCTTAACATCAACAGGCGTTCAATCACAGGTGGTCCAGCACCTTCAGAAATGGAAAAGGCAATAAAGAGCCGTCTTGAAGAACTTGAAGGCACAAGGGCAAGCATCTCAGAGCTGAATGTCGGTATTGAGGAATCATTGAAGGTTCTTTACGGAATTGTTGAAAAGTATACAGGAAACAAGGCTTAG
- a CDS encoding PAS domain-containing sensor histidine kinase → MVRTISDDEKLCTLEKRERELECIYRISDLFDLHVPIESLLKGILQRLPDAFLYPEFAEACAILDGNEYHTEGYEKHRNSLSSEILVHGAKAGMLRVSYKKELPFQDIGPFLHSEQKLLNMITARLCKVIERKQVEAALLDSEKRYRLIFDASPLGIFVDCKGTITHCNRSFMNIFHIQKADVIGSEIFDFVNDDSLNRLLAGSLSDQRSFYENEYSARISGNEKHLRSYYVPLRGRENIIEGGICLIADITANKNFEEELENQKELLTSTFNALQDLIIVVDRDMRIVTSNWKGDIIEPQHPDNLHPQVRESLGPTLMPCDPCPIKEVFSTGSMNEFEHTDLTDNRVRDFRIFPVYDTKGDVMMTVSHIRDITERKETEEALKRSTAELEHAYEELKSLDKVKDEFLSNLRHELNTPLTSIKGFSELLYDGTLGELNEDQMRAIERVVVKTRKLQDLINSLLFVSTNQNGDVKYNFEQIDLVSTLNMVLNISTDSIKEKNLSIMTDLAFDSCFIDGDRTYLPQVFHNLIDNAVKFTPKGGNITIYASVEDNTVNIVIGDTGIGISEEDIPDLFTKFYQIDSSSTRNYGGNGLGLYISKVIVESHNGKIWIESEEGTGTDVHISLPLKQKYQFSATSRSPSLSAERPVLR, encoded by the coding sequence GTGGTGCGGACAATTAGCGATGATGAAAAACTGTGCACACTGGAAAAAAGAGAACGGGAGCTCGAATGCATTTACCGTATCTCTGACCTCTTTGATTTGCATGTGCCTATTGAATCTCTGTTAAAAGGAATTCTTCAAAGATTACCGGATGCTTTTTTATATCCTGAATTTGCAGAAGCCTGCGCAATTCTGGACGGTAATGAGTATCATACCGAAGGTTATGAAAAGCACAGAAATTCACTATCAAGCGAGATACTAGTCCATGGAGCTAAAGCTGGCATGTTACGTGTTTCCTATAAAAAAGAGCTTCCTTTTCAAGATATAGGTCCTTTTCTGCATAGTGAGCAAAAGTTACTGAACATGATAACCGCACGTCTTTGCAAGGTAATAGAAAGGAAACAAGTTGAAGCAGCCTTACTCGATTCTGAAAAGAGGTACAGACTAATATTTGATGCATCTCCACTTGGTATCTTTGTTGACTGCAAAGGAACCATAACTCACTGCAACAGGAGTTTTATGAATATTTTCCATATTCAGAAAGCAGATGTAATAGGCTCGGAAATCTTTGATTTTGTTAATGATGATTCACTGAACAGATTACTGGCAGGCTCTTTGTCAGATCAGCGTTCATTCTATGAGAACGAGTATTCTGCAAGGATCTCTGGTAATGAGAAACATTTAAGGTCTTATTATGTGCCTCTTAGAGGAAGAGAGAACATTATAGAAGGCGGTATCTGCCTTATAGCGGATATTACCGCCAACAAGAATTTTGAAGAAGAACTGGAAAACCAGAAAGAGCTTCTTACAAGCACTTTCAATGCCCTTCAGGATCTTATAATTGTGGTAGACCGTGATATGAGGATTGTCACCAGTAACTGGAAAGGAGATATAATTGAACCTCAGCATCCGGATAATCTACATCCGCAGGTACGTGAATCCTTAGGTCCTACTTTAATGCCATGTGACCCCTGTCCTATTAAAGAAGTGTTCTCTACCGGCTCAATGAATGAATTTGAACACACAGATCTCACTGATAACAGGGTAAGGGATTTCAGGATATTTCCGGTATATGATACCAAAGGTGACGTGATGATGACTGTAAGCCACATTCGTGACATCACCGAACGTAAAGAAACGGAAGAGGCTCTAAAGAGATCAACTGCCGAGTTGGAACATGCTTATGAGGAATTGAAATCGCTTGACAAGGTCAAGGATGAGTTCCTTTCCAACCTGAGGCATGAGCTAAACACTCCACTCACATCTATTAAAGGATTCAGTGAGCTCCTTTATGATGGTACTCTTGGTGAATTGAATGAGGATCAGATGAGGGCCATTGAACGTGTGGTTGTAAAAACGCGTAAATTACAAGATCTTATTAATTCATTACTGTTTGTGAGCACCAATCAGAATGGTGATGTGAAATATAACTTCGAGCAGATAGATCTTGTTTCAACATTAAATATGGTTTTGAATATTTCAACTGACTCTATCAAAGAGAAAAACCTGTCAATTATGACCGATTTAGCCTTTGATTCCTGTTTTATTGATGGTGACAGGACTTACCTGCCACAGGTTTTCCATAACTTGATTGACAATGCTGTTAAGTTCACTCCCAAAGGCGGCAATATAACTATATATGCATCAGTAGAAGATAATACAGTGAACATTGTCATAGGTGACACAGGTATTGGTATTTCAGAAGAGGATATACCTGATCTTTTCACAAAGTTCTATCAGATAGATAGTTCTTCAACCCGCAATTATGGTGGAAATGGCCTTGGTCTCTATATTAGTAAAGTAATAGTAGAGAGTCATAACGGGAAAATATGGATAGAAAGTGAGGAAGGGACAGGAACCGATGTTCACATATCCCTTCCACTAAAGCAGAAATATCAGTTCTCTGCTACTTCAAGGTCGCCTTCATTATCTGCTGAAAGACCTGTGCTCAGATAA
- the budA gene encoding acetolactate decarboxylase, producing the protein MKKINFYILLFVALLSILGTGCITEQTEDTTANEASGENHIVSTETQIDTIYQFSVINALLEGVYDGEITCGELKEKGDFGLGTFDDLNGEMLELDGVIYQVKADGNAYEVEDTETSPFAAVTFFEADIENNTNTEMSNQEMASYIEDMLPSQNLMYAIKVTGNFSYMKTRSVAAQEKPYPRLVDVTRDQSVFEFNNTSGTIVGYWMPEFVYGINVPGYHLHFITADRTAGGHILDYTITSGTIEIDSCDGFNLELPENENYLSTGLSADNEGDLEVAEN; encoded by the coding sequence ATGAAAAAAATAAACTTTTACATTCTTTTATTTGTAGCTTTACTATCCATTCTTGGAACAGGATGCATCACTGAACAAACAGAAGATACAACTGCCAATGAAGCAAGCGGAGAAAATCATATTGTCAGCACAGAAACGCAGATTGATACTATCTACCAGTTCTCAGTTATCAATGCACTTCTTGAGGGAGTATATGATGGTGAAATAACTTGCGGAGAACTAAAAGAGAAAGGTGATTTTGGTCTTGGCACATTTGACGACCTTAACGGAGAAATGCTGGAACTTGATGGTGTTATCTATCAGGTGAAAGCCGATGGTAATGCATACGAAGTTGAGGATACGGAAACTTCACCATTCGCAGCAGTCACATTCTTTGAAGCGGATATTGAGAACAACACAAACACAGAGATGAGCAACCAGGAAATGGCATCATATATTGAAGACATGCTTCCAAGCCAGAACCTGATGTATGCTATTAAGGTTACAGGAAATTTCTCATACATGAAAACACGCAGTGTAGCTGCCCAGGAAAAACCATATCCAAGACTTGTTGATGTGACCAGGGACCAGTCTGTATTTGAGTTCAATAATACTTCAGGAACTATTGTAGGATACTGGATGCCTGAATTTGTTTACGGCATAAATGTCCCTGGATACCACCTGCATTTCATTACAGCAGACAGGACAGCCGGAGGACACATACTGGATTATACAATAACTTCCGGTACAATTGAAATTGACAGTTGTGATGGTTTCAACCTGGAACTGCCGGAAAATGAGAATTATCTGAGCACAGGTCTTTCAGCAGATAATGAAGGCGACCTTGAAGTAGCAGAGAACTGA